GAAGTTCTCGTTCGATTTGGCGCAGTCGGCGGTCTCGTTCGATGCCTTCTATGGGACGGTCGGCGGGTTCCAGACCGCGTTGACCGACATCCTCGGTGATCATCAGTACTATTTCCTCGTCGCCAACAACGCCGGCAGCAAAGACGAGATTTTCGAAAGCTTCAGCGCTGCCGCCACCTATTTCAACCGTAAACGGCGTCTGAATTACGGCTACGGCCTGTTTCACTTGTCGACCCGCTACGATGATCGGATCGAAGGACCGATCAAGGAGCGCCAATACGGCGTCGCCGGGCACCTGGCGTACCCGGTCTCGAAGTATCGTCGGATTGAAACGTCGCTGTACGTGCGGCGCTCCGACCGCGACGTCCTCGTCGGTGAGCGTCGTCGCGGCGTCCTGGCCACGCCGTTTTTGTCGCTGGTACACGACAACTCGCTGTGGGACATCACCGGCCCCATCGACGGCTGGCGACTGATTCTCTCGGTCGGCGTCACCGGCGATCTGACCAATTACCGCACGCTCAACCGGCTGGCCATCATCGATGCGCGCAAATACTTCCGTCTGGGCGCATACTCCGCCTTCGCCATGCGGTTTCTGTACCAAACCTCGACCGGCGACGAACCGCAACGGCGCTACTTCGGAGGCAGTTGGGACTTGCGCGGCTATCCACGTCGCGGCGAATACACGCGCAATGTCATGCTCATCTCCAATGAGCTGCGATTCCCGTTGATCGACGCACTCTTCGTCGGATTCCCGGTTGCGCAATTGGGATTTCAGGCGATACGCGGCGCGATATTCTTCGATGCCGGCAATGCCTGGGAGGACGACTTTGGTCGCATGAAGGGCTCCGTCGGCGCCGGCGCGCGCGTGGCGCTGGGATACTTTACTGCCTTGCGCTTCGACTGGGCACGACGCACCGATTTTCGCAAACTGGAAGACAAGACCCGCTTCGAATTCTTCTTCGGCTGGAATTTCTGATCCGCCACGCTGCCACACTCGGCTTTTGACTTTCTCGCTTCAGGATTGATCACGACATTGGATCCGCCTGAGCGTCCTTGCGGTGCAGGGACATTGTCACGCAGGAATCGTCATGCCCGGAATGATTCATCGCCGATTGGTGCTGCCCGCCGCAGCTCTCGTGACCTTGTGCGTCGCATCGTGCGCGACGACCAGCGGTCGCCTCGACTTTCCGCAGAAAACTCCCCATAGCTGGCCGACCGTCCGCTGCACGCCCGACAATCGCGGTGTCGCTGGCACCGCTCAGGCCGCGATCGACTCTCTCTGTTGGGAATCGAAGACCGGGGGAGAGGCCGCCTCCGAACCGACCGTATCGGACGGACGCCTGTATTTCTCCGGGCACGACCGCCGGCTGGAAGTCTTCGATGCCGAAAACGGCAATCGCGTGTTCCGGGAACGCTTCGATGGACCGGTCAGCGGTACTCTCGTGGGAAACGGCGCGATCACCTTCCTGACCGATCAGGTGGAACAGCGTGCCTTTACCTATGGATTCGGACCGGCCGGCCGACGCTTGTCATTCCCAATACCGCCGAGCGCCTGCGCGCCGCGACGGCTGACCGATTCCACACTGCTGGTCGCCGGATTGCGTGGTATGCTGCAAAGCTGTGCCGCCGATGGCCGCGTCGTCTGGTCCCGGGAGACGGAGGGGCCGATCCTCAGCACTCCGGCCCTCGTCGATTCTATCATCTATGCGGCGAGCGGGCGCACGGTGCTGGCGATCAACGCGCGCAACGGCACCGAAGTGTGGCAGCACCGTTCGACCGGGGCCGTCCGTGCCGCTCCCTCGGTGAAAGAACGTGTCTACTTCGGGTCGAGCGACTCGCTCGTTTACGCGCTCGATCCGCTGACCGGAGCAATGGTCTGGTTCGCATCGGTCGATGGCGCGGTGGCAACGACACCCGTCGCCGGGCCCGATCACGTCTATGTCGCCGTCAATGACGGCTCCGTCTATGCATTGCGCGCCGATGACGGCACGGAAATGTGGCGGCATGAAACCGGCGCAATCGCCAATCTCTCGCCAACATTGTCAGGTCATCGACTCTTGGTTGCGACGCGCGAGGGCCGCCTTCTGATGTTGGATGCGGTCTCCGGCATCATGGAACGCGAACAACGCCTGCGCGGACCGGCGACCGTTTCACCCGTCGTCGTGGGCGCCTGCGTATTTGTCGCCGATACCAAGCGGCGCTTGTACTGCTTTGGCCCCGGAAACTCCGCGTCGAATGCCCGAATCCCTTGACACGATCTGCCAACGTTCAGCCATTCAGGCATAAACAGGCAGTCACGATACTGTCACTATGGCATTTTAATCTGCCAATATCGTATAAGCCGCATCAGGCCATAAAATCAAGTTGACTGTCATCTCGCTGTACCACATCTACTTATACTGATATTGTACCAATTGGCACGTAGTCTGCTTAGAGCACGGTGGACTTGATTGGAGTCTCTCAACGATCAAAAGAGGAGGAGTCACAATGTCACTCGTCAAGTATCAACGCTCCAATGGGATGGCGCCGCTCGCCTCCGTCGTCAACCGGCTCTTCGACGACTTCCTGCCCGGCGTGTGGTCCGACAGCGAGTCCGGCACCTTCCGGTTCCGCCCGTCGGTCGATGTGATCGAGGAGAATGATCACATCGCAATCAAGGCTGACATGCCCGGCATGGATCGCAAGGACATCAAGGTCACGGTCGCCGATGGTGTACTGACCATCGAGGGGAGCCGTTCGGAAACCCGCGAGGAGAAGAAGGATTCCTACGCCCGCACCGAGCGTTTCATGGGGACATTCTGTCGCAGCTTCAACCTGCCGCGTTGGGCCGATGGCTCGCGCATCAACGCCGACTACAAAAACGGCGTCCTCACAGTGACGGTGCCGAAGCTGGAATCGGCGCGTCCCAAAGAAATCGAGGTGAAGGTCAGCTGACCGCCGGCCATCACACGATGACGGCATCGCGACGGCCCCGCGCAGAGTTCGCGGGGCCGTCCGCCTTGATGCACGTCCTGAAGTCGGAGCATTCGGGTATCAGATTCCGTTTCCGCCAGCGCAAGTACGGGAGCATATTGAGCCGGGCAGATGTTCTTCCGAACACAGGGATTGCCAAGGGCCCAACGCACGATGCCGACATACGAGTACCGCTGCCGCGCCTGCGGCCACGAATTCGAGGCCGTTCAGCCGATCACCGACGAGCCGGTTCGCCTGTGCCCGCAGTGTGGCAAAGAACAGGTCGAACGCCTCATCTCACCCGGCGCGGGGCTGCTCTTCAAAGGGTCCGGCTTCTACATCACCGACTATCGCTCCGAGTCCTACAAGAAGTCCGCCGACGCAGAAAAGCCGAAGCCCCCCAAGCCGAAGTCGGAATCCAAGACCGACCCCAAGCCAACGGGCGGCTCGAAAAGCTCCGACTAAACTGTATCCGACGATCTGGCGATTTAAGGCCGATCACAGCAGTGCGACCGTTGCGGCATTCGTCGGCCCGCTGCAATCTCGGCAAAATGAGATCCCTGAGGAAGGATGTGATGAGTGGTGGCACCATTCGACAAGTGGACTGACAACTCAAAGATCGTGCTCCAATCGATGCTGGAGTCCGCGGAGAGCGCCGGCAACGCGGAATTAACGCCGGTTCACCTGCTGCAGGCGTTGATTCGCCAGGAGGCGATGACGCGTGCCGTCCTGCAGCAAGCCGCCATCGACGCCGCCGCATTGGAACATGAATTGTCCCAGGCGGCGAACCGCCTGCCCACGGTCCAGGGCGGCGGCCAGCCGCAGATATCGCCCGCGCTGGCGGCAATCTTTGCCGCCGCGCAGAATCGCGCCGAACGTGCCGGTCACGAGTATGTCACCGCTGCGCACCTGCTCTGGGCGGCCTTCGATAAACCCGACGGCACACTGCGAACGATCTTTTCACGAATCGCGCTCGACACCCGGCGCGTGATCGCCGCGCTCGAAGAATTGCTCGCACAGAGAGGAGCTGGCACCGTGGGGGCGGAAAACCGCGCGATGGCGTTGGAACGTTTCGGACG
This genomic stretch from Candidatus Zixiibacteriota bacterium harbors:
- a CDS encoding PQQ-binding-like beta-propeller repeat protein, which produces MPGMIHRRLVLPAAALVTLCVASCATTSGRLDFPQKTPHSWPTVRCTPDNRGVAGTAQAAIDSLCWESKTGGEAASEPTVSDGRLYFSGHDRRLEVFDAENGNRVFRERFDGPVSGTLVGNGAITFLTDQVEQRAFTYGFGPAGRRLSFPIPPSACAPRRLTDSTLLVAGLRGMLQSCAADGRVVWSRETEGPILSTPALVDSIIYAASGRTVLAINARNGTEVWQHRSTGAVRAAPSVKERVYFGSSDSLVYALDPLTGAMVWFASVDGAVATTPVAGPDHVYVAVNDGSVYALRADDGTEMWRHETGAIANLSPTLSGHRLLVATREGRLLMLDAVSGIMEREQRLRGPATVSPVVVGACVFVADTKRRLYCFGPGNSASNARIP
- a CDS encoding zinc ribbon domain-containing protein, which produces MPTYEYRCRACGHEFEAVQPITDEPVRLCPQCGKEQVERLISPGAGLLFKGSGFYITDYRSESYKKSADAEKPKPPKPKSESKTDPKPTGGSKSSD
- a CDS encoding Hsp20/alpha crystallin family protein, with the translated sequence MSLVKYQRSNGMAPLASVVNRLFDDFLPGVWSDSESGTFRFRPSVDVIEENDHIAIKADMPGMDRKDIKVTVADGVLTIEGSRSETREEKKDSYARTERFMGTFCRSFNLPRWADGSRINADYKNGVLTVTVPKLESARPKEIEVKVS